Part of the Desulfovibrio legallii genome, CGAAACGTACACCCACTCATGGAAAAGGGCAGCCAACTTGCCCATATGGACGCATCACTACAATTATTCGCGTCCTCACACGGCTCTTGGCAGGAAACCTCCGGCTTCAAAATTGGAGCGAGGGTGAACAACGTATTGACACTCTACACCTAGAGTAGTTAACACTTGAAATGCTCGCTTACGGCAGGCAAAAGCCTGCCTTCTCGCATTTCGTGGCAAGGATTTTCAAGAAAATCCTTGCAGAGCAGTTAGCTCATTTCATTCGCGAACTGCTCTAGAGCAGATTACCTTTGAGAATATGTATTCTCAAAGGTGAAAACACGCTCGTTCCGGCGCTTAACCGCGCAAATAAATTGCGCTTGCGCCTCCACGGCGGGCGGCTGCTTACGCAACCGCCAAAGCATTGCAACGTTGCAATGCGTTACGGCGTCACAGCGGCTTCGTCCAACGGCTGGGGGACAGGCAAAGGCGGGGTTTCATCCCAGTGCAGGGGCGGCGCGGTATCCGGGGCCAGGGGGGCGCCCTTCAGGGCTGTGCGCACACGGGTCTGGAAGTCCTCCAGGCTGAAGCGGGCCGCCCCCACCACCGGGGGCGCGCTGACCACGGCCTCGCCGGCTTTGTGGGCGCGGTCGGGGTCTGCAGGCGGCGTCGCGCCGGGGGTCAGGGCTTCGGGCGGCAGGGGCGCGGCAAAGGGAGCGTGCAGGGCCTCCAGGGACTGGGCAAAGAAGCGCGGCCGCACCTCGCGTTGGCCGTTGCGTTCCCAAAGCTCCAGCAGCAGCACGCCGCCAGGCGGCACCATGTCGTCCGGGTAACCGGGGGCCTGCCAGGTGAGGCCCAGGAGAGAAGCCACCTGGGTGATGTTGGTGTCGTGCCCCACAAAAACGGTCAAAGCCGCCGCATTGCAGCGCTGGTCCGGGTGTTTGCCCAGAAGTGCGGCTGTCATGGCGTTGAGCAGGCTGGCCCCGTTGGCTTTGGCCACGTGCGGCGCACGGTTGATTACGTCAAAGACCCGCACACGCAGGGGCAGCAGTTGGCGCAGGGTCTGGGCGTCCACCTGGCCCCAGCCGGCGTTGCTTTCGGGCCACTGGGCGTATTCCAGCAAAAAAATTTCGGCCAGGCTGGCTGCTGCGTGCAGCCCCCCCGCCAGTTTGACCCCATTGCCGCCGGCGGCCACGCTTACGAAATTGGGGATGTCCGCCAGGCCACAGTTCGGCGACAGGTTGAAGCGCGCGCAGAATTCGGCCGAAACCGGCGCGCTCAGGGCCTCCAGCTGGATAAGGGCCTCGTTCTGCTCCTGGCGCAGCTGGTTCAGGTCGCCGTCGGCCATGCGCAGCACTTCGCCGGCCACCTGGGCCGGGTCAAAGGCGTAGAGGCCGGACTTGACGGGATGGAAGAGGGGGTCGGGGTCGGTATCGGCCACGGCGTAGCCCCGGTTGCAGCCGGGGGCCAGGCCTTCCAGCAGGGCTCTGGCCGTGGCGCGGGTGCGCTGATCCACATCGGCGCGCACAAAAATGCGTCCCGGCGGCGGGCAGACGCCTTCGGGCAGGATGCCCAGACGCAGCAGCTCGCCGCGCAGATCCTCCCACATGGCCGTGACGAGCTGCCCCCCGCGCGGCGTAAGCCAGCCCTGCGGCACGGGCCACTGCGGCCAGGCGCGGGTGCTCCAGAGGGCCAGGGTTTTGGCCTTTTGGGTGGGTGCGCGCACGCCGTGGCGGGTGAGGGCCACAATTTTGAGCAGCCGGGTCGGTTCGGATTCCGGGGTAGGGGCCTGCGCGGGCGCGGCCAGGGGCGCGCAGAGGCAAAGCGCCGCACAGACAAGGCCCGCAAGGAGCTGGTGGAGGGGGGTGCGCATGAGGTCTCCTTGGCAAGAACAGAGGCCGTCCGGCGGCCGCCGTGGGCTC contains:
- a CDS encoding histidine-type phosphatase, with the protein product MRTPLHQLLAGLVCAALCLCAPLAAPAQAPTPESEPTRLLKIVALTRHGVRAPTQKAKTLALWSTRAWPQWPVPQGWLTPRGGQLVTAMWEDLRGELLRLGILPEGVCPPPGRIFVRADVDQRTRATARALLEGLAPGCNRGYAVADTDPDPLFHPVKSGLYAFDPAQVAGEVLRMADGDLNQLRQEQNEALIQLEALSAPVSAEFCARFNLSPNCGLADIPNFVSVAAGGNGVKLAGGLHAAASLAEIFLLEYAQWPESNAGWGQVDAQTLRQLLPLRVRVFDVINRAPHVAKANGASLLNAMTAALLGKHPDQRCNAAALTVFVGHDTNITQVASLLGLTWQAPGYPDDMVPPGGVLLLELWERNGQREVRPRFFAQSLEALHAPFAAPLPPEALTPGATPPADPDRAHKAGEAVVSAPPVVGAARFSLEDFQTRVRTALKGAPLAPDTAPPLHWDETPPLPVPQPLDEAAVTP